A genomic stretch from Flavobacterium nitratireducens includes:
- a CDS encoding DNA/RNA non-specific endonuclease yields the protein MNTKFGIILGAFVMLLLACKQNEVLQIELFGKSNKIEVDFKTQSHLPTNSDIDYLPKATQSQIVYHHYFTLSYNEKAEQAEWVAYELKKDYIKRSDFKRPFFIQDPKVKTQSADWRNYKKSGYDKGHLCPAADMEFDLDAYNDTFYTSNISPQQPEFNSGIWNRIEQKMRFWAVKFDGLFIVTGGVLKGNKRTIGTEKVVVPNYFYKIALNHSNGNYKLIAFLVPNEKSTRSIFDYVVSVDEIESLTGIDFFPKLDDQIENRLEKIVAIDSWLRK from the coding sequence ATGAATACAAAATTTGGAATTATTTTAGGAGCTTTTGTAATGTTGCTTTTAGCTTGTAAACAAAACGAAGTTTTACAAATTGAACTTTTTGGTAAATCAAATAAAATTGAAGTTGATTTTAAAACCCAATCTCATTTACCTACTAATTCTGATATTGACTACTTGCCTAAAGCCACTCAATCCCAAATAGTGTATCACCACTATTTTACTTTGTCTTATAATGAAAAAGCCGAACAAGCCGAATGGGTAGCCTATGAACTAAAGAAGGATTATATTAAAAGAAGTGATTTTAAGCGCCCTTTTTTTATTCAAGACCCAAAAGTAAAAACGCAATCGGCTGACTGGCGCAATTATAAAAAGTCTGGTTATGACAAAGGACATTTGTGCCCTGCTGCCGATATGGAGTTTGATTTAGATGCTTATAATGATACTTTTTATACCTCAAATATTAGTCCTCAGCAGCCTGAATTTAATTCCGGTATCTGGAATCGAATAGAGCAAAAAATGAGGTTTTGGGCGGTTAAATTCGACGGACTTTTTATCGTCACTGGTGGAGTACTAAAAGGAAATAAAAGAACAATTGGTACGGAAAAAGTTGTTGTGCCTAATTATTTCTACAAAATTGCTTTAAATCATAGCAATGGAAATTATAAATTAATTGCTTTTTTAGTGCCTAATGAAAAAAGTACTAGGTCTATTTTCGATTATGTTGTTTCTGTTGATGAAATTGAATCTTTAACAGGAATTGATTTCTTTCCTAAATTGGATGATCAGATAGAAAACAGATTAGAAAAGATTGTTGCTATTGATTCGTGGCTAAGAAAGTAA
- the mrdA gene encoding penicillin-binding protein 2, translated as MRKLLLPSIIIVAASLLLIRIFYLQIINDTFKLKSENNAIKIKYEYPERGYIYDRNGKLLVANQASYDIMVIPREIKNIDTLELCQLLDITKEDFLKKIEKAKVYSPRLPSVFLPQLNKTEYAAFQEKIRKFNGFYVQKRSLRDYEVDFGANIFGSIVEVNEKIIKENPYYKSGDLIGKQGVEEYYEEILRGVKGVKYFLKDKYNREIGSYKDGKYDTIAVQGEDINLTIDADIQRYGEQLMINKRGGIVAIEPKTGEILALVTAPSYDPSILVGRQRSKNYTLLYRDSIAKPLYDRGLLAEYPPGSPFKILTGLVALQEGVVNEQFTVFCHHGFSYARGRFMRCHCHGGALQLHRGIYESCNAYFGTAYMRTINKYVKPSYAVDVWSNHVKSFGLGDYMGYDLPTGRRGSIPTSKTYKRIYPNGGWRSTAIVSNAIGQGEVLTTPIQLANMMATIANRGYYYTPHIIKKIKGEKIDPKFKVKHETTIDKKHFNPIISGLFDVYNLGTARGLRVDGIDICGKTGTAENFAKIDGKRVQLEDHSIFVAFAPKDNPKIAIAVMVENGGFGATIAGPIASLMIEKYLRKKITRTDLEKRVLEKSLRSEYAKLGGVKEASAIETTPKDSSGIKTKEIKTNLVIDTTKKKIN; from the coding sequence ATGAGAAAACTACTGCTGCCTTCTATAATTATTGTTGCAGCATCTTTGCTCCTAATTCGGATTTTTTATTTGCAAATTATCAACGATACTTTCAAATTAAAATCAGAGAATAATGCTATCAAAATAAAATATGAATATCCAGAAAGAGGCTATATATACGATAGAAATGGCAAACTTTTAGTTGCCAATCAAGCTTCTTATGATATCATGGTCATTCCAAGAGAAATTAAAAATATAGACACCTTGGAACTTTGTCAATTATTAGACATCACCAAAGAAGATTTTTTAAAAAAGATAGAAAAAGCTAAAGTTTACAGCCCTAGATTACCATCAGTATTTTTGCCTCAATTAAACAAAACCGAATACGCTGCCTTTCAGGAAAAAATCAGAAAATTTAATGGTTTTTATGTTCAAAAGCGTTCACTTCGTGACTACGAAGTTGATTTTGGGGCTAATATATTTGGTTCTATAGTAGAGGTAAATGAAAAAATCATCAAGGAAAATCCTTATTACAAAAGTGGTGATTTAATTGGCAAACAAGGAGTTGAAGAATATTACGAAGAAATTTTACGCGGTGTAAAAGGGGTAAAATATTTCCTCAAAGACAAATACAATAGAGAAATTGGTTCTTATAAAGACGGAAAATACGATACCATTGCTGTACAAGGTGAAGATATCAACCTAACCATTGATGCCGATATCCAGCGTTACGGAGAACAATTAATGATAAACAAAAGAGGTGGGATTGTTGCAATTGAACCTAAAACAGGAGAAATTTTAGCATTGGTAACAGCTCCTTCCTATGATCCATCAATTTTAGTGGGAAGACAGCGTTCTAAAAACTATACACTTTTGTATCGTGATTCGATTGCAAAACCATTATACGATAGAGGATTACTTGCCGAATACCCTCCAGGGTCACCATTTAAAATCTTGACAGGTTTAGTGGCACTACAAGAAGGGGTAGTCAACGAACAATTCACTGTATTTTGCCACCATGGATTTAGCTATGCTAGAGGCCGTTTTATGCGATGCCACTGTCATGGAGGTGCGCTACAATTGCATCGTGGTATTTATGAATCGTGCAATGCTTATTTTGGAACTGCATACATGAGAACCATTAACAAATATGTAAAACCATCTTACGCCGTAGATGTCTGGAGTAATCACGTAAAAAGTTTTGGACTAGGAGATTATATGGGTTATGACTTACCTACAGGAAGAAGAGGAAGTATCCCTACATCTAAAACATACAAACGCATATATCCTAATGGTGGATGGCGAAGTACTGCGATTGTATCTAATGCTATTGGTCAGGGCGAAGTTTTAACAACACCTATCCAATTAGCCAATATGATGGCGACAATTGCAAACAGAGGCTATTACTACACTCCTCATATCATTAAGAAAATTAAAGGCGAAAAAATAGACCCTAAATTCAAAGTCAAACACGAAACGACAATTGACAAAAAACATTTTAATCCAATTATAAGCGGATTATTTGATGTATATAATTTAGGAACTGCTAGAGGACTTAGAGTAGATGGCATTGATATTTGCGGAAAAACAGGTACCGCAGAAAACTTTGCAAAGATTGATGGTAAAAGAGTACAGCTTGAGGACCATTCCATATTTGTTGCATTTGCTCCAAAAGATAATCCAAAAATTGCAATTGCTGTCATGGTAGAAAACGGAGGATTTGGTGCTACAATTGCAGGACCAATTGCCAGCTTAATGATTGAAAAATATTTAAGAAAGAAAATCACACGCACCGATTTAGAAAAAAGAGTACTTGAAAAGAGTTTAAGAAGTGAATATGCAAAATTAGGCGGAGTCAAAGAAGCTAGTGCTATAGAGACTACACCAAAAGATTCATCGGGTATAAAAACGAAAGAGATCAAAACAAATTTGGTAATAGATACTACCAAGAAAAAAATTAACTAA
- the rodA gene encoding rod shape-determining protein RodA, translated as MKNQSVKKNIDWICVIIYSTLVILGWLNIYSSSLSSIEDTYIKQLIFITFTIPLIFIILAVDGKFYEKYASVIYIIGLLSLAGLFVFGKTIKGQTNWYSFGSFGLQPSEFVKTATALAIAKYMSDSQINLKDTNRQFQVLSILGLPILLIVPHDPGSALIYSIFLVVLYREGLPAWYIWTGFVAILLFVFTLIFETQYVILIALITIVIVYFKSRLADRNIVASSIIFVLISGFVLSVDYVFNNVFKQHHRDRFNILLGKTVDLKGIGYNTNQSEIAIGSGGWFGKGFLEGTQTKGGFVPEQHTDYIFTTVGEEWGFIGSLVVIALFVTLLLRIIFLAERQKTKFSRVYGYCTAGILFIHFFVNIAMVIGIFPTIGVPLPFFSYGGSGLWGFTILLFIFLKMDANKVNEW; from the coding sequence ATGAAAAATCAAAGTGTAAAGAAAAATATTGATTGGATATGTGTTATTATTTATAGCACCTTAGTGATTTTAGGGTGGCTAAATATCTATTCATCTTCATTATCCTCCATTGAAGATACCTACATAAAGCAATTGATTTTCATTACTTTTACTATACCTTTAATTTTTATAATTCTAGCTGTTGATGGTAAATTTTACGAAAAATATGCTAGTGTAATCTACATAATTGGATTACTCTCTCTTGCCGGATTATTTGTTTTTGGTAAAACCATTAAAGGACAAACAAACTGGTATTCATTTGGTTCGTTTGGTCTTCAACCTTCCGAGTTTGTAAAAACGGCTACGGCTTTAGCAATTGCTAAATACATGAGTGATAGCCAAATCAATCTAAAAGACACCAATAGACAATTCCAAGTCCTTTCTATTTTAGGGTTACCAATACTTTTAATTGTTCCTCACGACCCTGGGAGTGCCTTAATTTATAGTATCTTCTTAGTTGTTTTATACCGTGAAGGATTACCTGCTTGGTACATTTGGACTGGATTTGTAGCTATACTTTTATTCGTTTTCACCTTGATTTTTGAAACACAATATGTCATTTTAATAGCACTTATTACTATTGTTATTGTGTATTTCAAATCCAGATTAGCCGATAGAAATATCGTTGCCAGTAGCATCATATTTGTTCTTATTTCAGGCTTTGTATTATCCGTTGATTATGTTTTTAACAATGTATTTAAACAACATCATAGAGACCGTTTTAATATTCTATTAGGCAAAACAGTCGATTTGAAAGGGATTGGATACAACACTAACCAATCGGAAATTGCAATAGGTTCCGGCGGTTGGTTTGGAAAAGGATTTTTGGAAGGCACACAAACCAAAGGAGGTTTCGTACCAGAGCAACACACCGATTATATTTTTACAACGGTTGGCGAAGAATGGGGATTCATAGGCTCATTAGTTGTTATTGCCTTATTTGTAACCCTATTATTAAGAATTATATTCCTAGCTGAAAGACAAAAAACTAAATTCAGTCGAGTATATGGTTATTGTACCGCTGGTATTTTATTCATTCATTTCTTTGTAAATATCGCTATGGTCATTGGAATTTTCCCGACCATTGGAGTACCTCTACCTTTCTTTTCATACGGAGGATCCGGTTTATGGGGTTTTACCATTTTACTTTTTATCTTCCTTAAAATGGATGCTAATAAGGTGAATGAGTGGTAA